The Candidatus Binatota bacterium genome has a segment encoding these proteins:
- the urtE gene encoding urea ABC transporter ATP-binding subunit UrtE, with product MLSVKELHLFYGASHCLRGVSLDVRPGEVTCLLGRNGVGKTSLLRAIFGLESTARGSISWRGKDVTRMPVYQRARSGMALVPQGREIFPRLTVEENLQTGYSGMDKIDRHVPNEVWSLFPVLDEMRSRRGGDLSGGQQQQLAIARALVTRPGLLVLDEPTEGIQPSVIKQIEEVIRMLASRGEMAILLVEQYFDFARRLADSYAVMEGGRLVVEGRGEDMDEAEVRAHLTV from the coding sequence ATGCTGAGCGTAAAAGAGCTGCACCTGTTCTACGGGGCGAGCCATTGCCTGCGCGGTGTGTCACTCGACGTTCGGCCGGGTGAGGTCACCTGCCTGCTCGGGCGCAACGGGGTAGGCAAGACCAGCCTGCTGAGAGCGATTTTCGGGCTCGAGTCGACGGCACGCGGCAGCATCAGCTGGCGTGGTAAAGACGTGACCAGGATGCCCGTATACCAGCGCGCGCGGTCGGGCATGGCTCTGGTGCCGCAGGGCCGAGAGATATTTCCGCGCCTGACCGTCGAAGAAAACCTCCAAACCGGTTACTCGGGCATGGACAAGATAGACAGGCACGTTCCCAACGAGGTCTGGTCACTGTTCCCGGTGCTTGACGAAATGCGTTCGCGCCGGGGTGGTGACCTGTCGGGTGGGCAGCAGCAACAGTTGGCTATCGCGCGCGCGCTGGTTACCCGGCCCGGGCTGCTCGTGCTCGACGAGCCGACCGAAGGCATACAGCCTTCGGTTATCAAGCAGATAGAGGAAGTCATACGCATGCTCGCCTCTCGCGGCGAGATGGCCATACTGCTCGTGGAGCAGTACTTCGATTTCGCCCGCCGCCTGGCCGACAGTTACGCGGTGATGGAAGGCGGCCGCCTGGTCGTTGAGGGTCGTGGCGAGGACATGGACGAGGCCGAGGTGCGCGCCCACCTAACGGTATGA
- the ureC gene encoding urease subunit alpha (ureases catalyze the hydrolysis of urea into ammonia and carbon dioxide; in Helicobacter pylori the ammonia released plays a key role in bacterial survival by neutralizing acids when colonizing the gastric mucosa; the holoenzyme is composed of 3 ureC (alpha) and 3 ureAB (gamma/beta) subunits): MAREISRRAYADMYGPTVGDRVRLADTELIIEVEEDRTTYGEEVKFGGGKVIRDGMGQSQ; this comes from the coding sequence ATGGCGCGCGAGATTTCGAGACGGGCTTACGCTGACATGTACGGCCCCACGGTCGGCGACCGTGTGCGGCTGGCCGATACCGAGCTGATCATCGAGGTGGAGGAAGACCGCACCACCTACGGCGAGGAAGTAAAATTCGGCGGCGGCAAGGTCATACGCGACGGCATGGGGCAGTCGCAG
- the urtD gene encoding urea ABC transporter ATP-binding protein UrtD — MADGSVSQGRVKPVATGSMLYLDGVTVSFDGFKALDNLSLVLAPGELRCIIGPNGAGKTTMMDVVTGRTKPDKGEVIFDGGVNLLPLDEAAIAELGIGRKFQAPTVFEALSVFENLELALRNDRSVFATLAAVLSTEQRERIEEVLQTIDLLGIRFDEAATLSHGQKQWLEIGMLLVQDQKLMLVDEPAAGMTTGERERTVELLTAIAGERTVAVVEHDMEFVRALASKVSVLHEGRLLAEGSIDTVQANEEVIEVYLGR; from the coding sequence ATGGCTGACGGCAGCGTAAGCCAGGGAAGGGTCAAACCGGTCGCCACCGGCTCTATGCTCTACCTTGACGGGGTCACGGTGAGTTTTGACGGCTTCAAGGCGCTCGACAACCTGAGCCTGGTGCTTGCCCCCGGCGAACTGCGCTGCATTATCGGGCCCAACGGAGCGGGCAAGACCACGATGATGGACGTGGTTACCGGGCGCACGAAGCCGGACAAGGGCGAGGTTATTTTTGACGGGGGGGTCAACCTGCTGCCACTCGACGAAGCCGCGATAGCCGAGCTCGGCATAGGCCGCAAATTCCAGGCGCCTACCGTGTTCGAGGCTCTCAGCGTGTTCGAGAACCTGGAGCTGGCGCTCAGGAACGACCGCTCGGTGTTTGCTACGCTGGCTGCCGTGCTCAGCACGGAGCAACGCGAGCGCATAGAAGAAGTGTTGCAGACCATCGACCTGCTCGGCATTCGCTTCGACGAAGCGGCTACCCTCAGCCACGGGCAGAAGCAGTGGCTGGAGATCGGCATGCTGCTGGTGCAGGATCAGAAGCTGATGTTGGTCGACGAGCCTGCGGCCGGCATGACCACCGGTGAACGCGAGCGTACCGTGGAGCTGCTCACGGCCATAGCCGGCGAGCGTACGGTTGCGGTGGTGGAGCACGACATGGAATTTGTCCGCGCGCTGGCGAGCAAGGTGAGCGTTCTCCACGAAGGTCGCCTGCTGGCCGAGGGCAGCATCGACACCGTGCAGGCCAACGAAGAAGTAATCGAGGTCTATCTTGGTCGCTGA
- a CDS encoding urease subunit gamma — protein MNLTPRERDKLLVATAAMVARRRLERGVKLNYPEVVALVSDFVLEGARDGCTVAELMEAGATVIAREQVMDGVAEMVAEVQVEATFPDGTKLVTVHEPVR, from the coding sequence ATGAATCTTACACCGAGGGAACGCGACAAGCTGCTGGTGGCCACCGCTGCCATGGTGGCCAGGCGCCGGCTGGAGCGCGGCGTCAAGCTCAACTACCCGGAGGTCGTCGCCTTGGTGTCCGACTTCGTGCTCGAAGGCGCGCGCGACGGCTGCACCGTGGCCGAGTTGATGGAGGCGGGTGCTACCGTGATCGCGCGAGAGCAGGTCATGGACGGCGTGGCCGAAATGGTTGCCGAGGTACAGGTCGAGGCGACCTTTCCCGACGGCACCAAGCTGGTGACCGTGCACGAGCCAGTGCGATGA
- a CDS encoding urease accessory protein UreD — MTTAVTAPNTQPAPSVVASPGSTAPLPAAATEGEVSLALAVKRSDTVVTRRYQRAPLRVFTPRSDESGLLQAVVANISGGLVGGDRLEVKVELGPGARALVLGQAAEKVYRALPGSHCSLDTRLEVGEGGWLEYMPQGTILFDGCRLRRQTTVCVQGDARALVGEMLVLGRVSSGEELGDVAFNESWTVKVDGRLAWADRLRLPEGQAWLLSTRAGFGGARALATLLYLAPDAAGQLDTARQVIADCAQGTRASVSCPGPLLVLRLLDEDPARLREALGRCWAALRQRLAGLVEMTPTVWSA; from the coding sequence ATGACGACGGCAGTCACAGCGCCGAACACGCAGCCGGCGCCCTCGGTAGTCGCGTCCCCTGGAAGCACGGCGCCGCTGCCGGCGGCTGCCACCGAGGGCGAAGTCTCGCTGGCGCTGGCCGTCAAGCGCTCGGACACTGTTGTCACCCGGCGTTACCAGCGCGCGCCCTTGCGTGTCTTCACCCCGCGCTCCGACGAGAGCGGCCTGCTGCAGGCCGTCGTCGCCAACATTTCGGGTGGCCTGGTCGGTGGCGACCGCCTCGAGGTCAAGGTTGAGCTCGGCCCCGGCGCGCGGGCGCTGGTGCTGGGGCAGGCGGCTGAGAAAGTGTACCGGGCACTGCCTGGCAGCCACTGCAGTCTCGACACCCGCCTGGAGGTGGGCGAGGGTGGCTGGTTGGAGTACATGCCGCAGGGAACCATACTGTTCGACGGTTGTCGGCTGCGACGACAGACAACCGTTTGCGTACAGGGTGACGCCCGCGCCCTGGTCGGCGAAATGCTGGTCCTGGGAAGGGTATCGTCGGGCGAGGAGCTGGGCGACGTAGCTTTCAACGAGAGCTGGACGGTGAAGGTCGACGGCCGACTGGCCTGGGCCGATCGACTGCGCCTGCCCGAGGGGCAGGCCTGGTTGCTCTCGACGCGCGCAGGTTTCGGCGGGGCACGGGCGCTGGCCACGCTGCTCTACCTTGCCCCGGACGCGGCCGGGCAGCTTGATACGGCAAGGCAGGTGATAGCAGACTGCGCGCAGGGAACGAGGGCATCGGTGTCCTGTCCCGGACCGTTGCTCGTGCTGCGCTTGCTCGACGAGGATCCGGCCCGTTTGCGCGAGGCGCTGGGCAGGTGCTGGGCCGCGCTGAGGCAACGACTCGCGGGGCTGGTAGAGATGACGCCGACCGTGTGGTCGGCCTGA
- a CDS encoding urease subunit beta — translation MKPGEIITAQGSIVINEGLQATTLKVANTGDRPVQVGSHYHFYEVNEALDFDREAALGQRLDIPAGTAVRFEPGQSRQVDLVPYRGSREVYGFNGKVMGPLSVQGSGDGGGD, via the coding sequence GTGAAGCCGGGAGAAATCATAACCGCCCAGGGCAGCATCGTTATCAACGAGGGATTGCAGGCCACCACGCTGAAGGTGGCCAATACCGGCGACCGCCCGGTGCAGGTGGGCTCGCATTATCATTTTTACGAGGTCAACGAGGCCCTCGACTTTGACCGCGAGGCGGCGCTGGGGCAACGGCTCGACATACCCGCTGGCACGGCCGTGCGTTTTGAGCCCGGGCAGTCTCGGCAAGTAGACCTGGTGCCTTACCGCGGCTCGCGCGAGGTCTACGGTTTTAACGGTAAGGTCATGGGGCCGCTGTCGGTCCAGGGCAGTGGCGACGGGGGAGGCGACTGA